A segment of the Pedobacter faecalis genome:
TTAAAAAAATGGAAAGGAAGTGGTATATATTGGCAGCACAATCTGATCAACGCTATTGAGCTGTCGAACATGATTGCTTATAGCATGATTGTAATCGATAACGAAGAACCGAAGTTTGCCGGCACCAGTTTTCTGGAAAATTATGCAGGTGAAAGGGCTTTCTTCGAATTATATACCGGATTTTTGTATCAGCAGGACAAAAAGTACTATCAGATCTCCTTTAAAACAGCAGCTAACGCGCAGCCTGCATTCTCATTCGGGACCGTTCTGGGTAAGGTTACCACAAGTAAAGTCCCCGCTTACGTCGATAAATATCGCGACAATATCCAATCGATGATGTCGGCGATCGCGACTAAAGGAGAAAAAGTGTATACAACCGCGCTCGAGATCAGGCAGTCTAAAAAGACGGGAAGAAAAATTGGTGCAGATACGGTCTATAACTTTGTAAACAGCGTGATCGACATGTCTGACGAAGTGCTCACATCTGGCAACAATTTAGCCATGAACCTGATGGCCGACTCCCTGAAAATCAACACAGCTTCTTTATCGCCATTAAAAGATATCATGCCCTATCTAAGCATGGCAAGATCTGCAAACGACATTATTTACGATCTGCAAAAGAAGCGTTATGCTACCGCGCTGACCAAATCATTGCAGGCAGCCTCAGAATTTGCACCTTCTAAAGACATTTCAACCATTTCTGCAGCATTGACGCGATTAACGCTGATTAAACCGAATGAGAATATCCGGCAATGGCACACACTCGCTCAAACGTTGATCAATAACCGGTATAACACGGTTGAGGATTTGAAAGCTAAGATAAAAGAGGGAGCGCTTGTGCTTGCACAGGAAGTACGGGATATGAATTACTTTTATCTGGTAAATTATAAAGGTGATCCCGACTTAGCATTGAACGCTACCCGGTTACGTGTGCTGAGAGAGATGCTGCTCAAAATTGAAACACTTGATATCTCCGGGATCAACGAGGCGAAAAGCTTTCTGAAAAACCCTGTCTTCCAGAAGTTGCTCGTGTCTTATTATGCAGATATAGCGGTCGACAAAGCGGCGGAAGAACTGGGTAACAGGATCGTTGGCTTTACCATCAGTGGTGTTCAAGTGTTCGACAAGGCTGATGCTGCAAGGCTTACAAAGCTGATTGACGACTACAGTTTAGCCTTGTACGATAACTTTGTTATGGAAGCGAATAAAGAAGAACGCACCGCTGCTGCCCTTGCGCGCAGGCAGGAATTGCTTCAATTTGTTTCCGACATAATGCAAAAAACCGGGGAGCGGACCGACCTAGGCATTCATCCGAGGGCGATCTCGATGATCAACTTTGTGAATGGCATGGCCACGGCTAAGGATGCGGAGGGGGTACAGAAAGCCATTGAAGCCTTCGCATTGCCGGCGGGCAGCTATTCCATTAAACGAAAATCGAGGTTTAATATGTCGCTCGGCGCCTACCCCGGTGTGCTACCCGCACTCGAGATTACCTGGAAAAACAAGGTAGCCTATGGTGCGCCTTCCGTAGGATTTACGGCACCGGTGGGTTTAAGTTTTACCTGGGGACGGGAGAAAACAGAAAGCACGAATGGTTTCTTTTTGCCTGTTATAGATATTGGGGCATTAACGCGGTTTAGGCTCGACAACAATAACGACACTCAAACGCTACCTGAATTTAAGTTTGGCAACATCTTCTCACCGGGCATATATTATGTTCGAGGCTTCCGGAAAAGCCCTCTTACCTTTTATCTGGGCGGCCAGTACGGCCCTGATATGAGGGAGGTTTCGAGAAACGCAGATAATACCGAGGTTTCCCAAAGCTATCAGTCGGTAAGGCTTGGCGTCGGACTCGTGCTGGACATTCCCCTGCTCAACCTGAGTACAAAATCTCGGCTGTAAAAGATGAAGCGGGTTTGTTTCTTGCACACGGTTTTGCTAACTGGGGTTCTGCTGCTTGGCTCGTGTATGGTACGTACAGCGGGAAGATTGCCGGAACGCGCCAGGCGTCCTGCCAGCTTAGACACAGTACACATAGCATTCGAGGCCTTTCCGCAGTTGAAGGATCTGTATCAGGAAAGAATAAGCGAAACTGTCAGTGAAATGGTCAGCGACAACATCAGTCACGAAATGGCTGAATTGAAAACGGCCGCCATGGAGACGCAGCAAAATCAGGTCAGCCAGCAGCTGGTCAGGCAGACGAGTCAGGCACACCGGCAACAGCAAATGCGGCAACAGCAAATGCGGCAACGGCAACAACTTCGTAGGATACAACGTGCGGCTGAAAGCGCGGCAAAATCGCTGACTATTTCGAAAAGCGAGCTGGAGCTGAAAAAGCCCCTTTTAAGTGGCCCCTCGCAGTTTGACAGCCGTGTGGAGCCTCATGTGCTCGATTTGAAAACCCCCTGGCAAAAAAAGATCGGCGACAACGCCAGTTCTGTGGGCATTGTGGTAGAAAAGGATAAGCTACATGCGGTTACCGATTCGACCTTTCAACTGGACATCGGCATTACGCTCGGCACCAGATACAAATTATGTCCCGGTGAACCATTTGCTGAGCAACCGGTGGCTGGCGTTGGCACTGCATTTATTGTTGCTGAGAACAAGATGGCGACTGCCGCACATGTTTTCTCAGAGCCTGTGGAGAATTATGTAGTGGTTTTCGGATTCGTTATGCAATCAGCAAAGGGCAAATACAATGCGCTAATTTCAAACCGGAACATTTATCACCCCATTAAGGTTGTGCATAAAGATACGGACGTAGACCTGACGGTATTCGAGGTGAGGGAGAGAATCAGCAGGCAGCCGCTCCAACTGGCGCTAAAAAGTGATCCGGCCTTGAAGACGGAAATTTATATGGTTGGCCACCCCTCAGGAATACCTCAAAAAATTGCGCTCAACGCAGACGTGCAGGAAAACAAGCATCCGCAGTACTTCTATTCCTCCCTTGATGCCTTCCAAGGCAACTCCGGTTCACCGGTATTTGATATGAAAACCCATCAGGTTATAGGCG
Coding sequences within it:
- a CDS encoding trypsin-like serine peptidase, with translation MVRTAGRLPERARRPASLDTVHIAFEAFPQLKDLYQERISETVSEMVSDNISHEMAELKTAAMETQQNQVSQQLVRQTSQAHRQQQMRQQQMRQRQQLRRIQRAAESAAKSLTISKSELELKKPLLSGPSQFDSRVEPHVLDLKTPWQKKIGDNASSVGIVVEKDKLHAVTDSTFQLDIGITLGTRYKLCPGEPFAEQPVAGVGTAFIVAENKMATAAHVFSEPVENYVVVFGFVMQSAKGKYNALISNRNIYHPIKVVHKDTDVDLTVFEVRERISRQPLQLALKSDPALKTEIYMVGHPSGIPQKIALNADVQENKHPQYFYSSLDAFQGNSGSPVFDMKTHQVIGVLVSGEVDYIWNGSCNKLSLCQFPYCKGEKVIKISTLENVL